In Deinococcus sp. HSC-46F16, the following are encoded in one genomic region:
- the hspR gene encoding heat shock protein transcriptional repressor HspR, fused homodimer type → MPADAKHRPVYVISVAAELVDMHPQTLRLYERKGLIRPGRSSGKTRLYSERDIEHLREIRRLTQELGVNLAGVEEVMRLQHELDDLQGEFEAEIERLEDELRERATAPERVAEDGKLDPRDRPVYVISIAAELVDMHPQTLRLYERKQLIRPGRSSGKTRLYSERDIEHLREIRRLTQELGVNLAGVEEIMRLRHQLEGARSQMEGNVRRLQQDITDRMTSWRTLPAPQGEESDRLDEEAGTAPEPEAGELTR, encoded by the coding sequence ATGCCCGCCGACGCCAAGCACCGCCCCGTCTATGTGATCTCGGTTGCCGCCGAGCTGGTGGACATGCATCCCCAGACCCTGCGGCTGTACGAGCGCAAGGGCCTGATTCGGCCGGGCCGGAGCAGCGGCAAGACCCGGCTGTACTCCGAGCGCGACATCGAGCATCTGCGCGAGATTCGCCGCCTGACCCAGGAACTCGGCGTCAACCTCGCCGGGGTCGAGGAAGTCATGCGCCTCCAGCACGAACTCGACGACCTTCAGGGCGAGTTCGAGGCCGAGATCGAGCGGCTGGAAGACGAGCTGCGCGAGCGGGCCACCGCCCCCGAGCGGGTGGCCGAGGACGGCAAGCTCGACCCCAGGGACCGTCCCGTGTACGTGATCTCCATCGCCGCCGAGCTGGTGGACATGCACCCCCAGACCCTGCGGCTGTACGAGCGCAAGCAGCTCATCCGTCCGGGGCGCAGCAGCGGTAAGACGCGGCTGTACTCCGAGCGCGATATTGAGCACCTGCGTGAGATTCGCCGCCTGACCCAGGAACTCGGCGTCAATCTCGCCGGGGTCGAGGAGATCATGCGGCTGCGCCACCAGCTCGAAGGCGCCCGCTCGCAGATGGAGGGCAACGTGCGGCGCCTCCAGCAGGACATCACCGACCGGATGACGAGCTGGCGCACCCTTCCCGCTCCCCAAGGCGAGGAGAGTGACCGTCTGGACGAGGAGGCCGGGACCGCGCCGGAACCGGAGGCCGGAGAGCTGACCCGATGA
- a CDS encoding tyrosine-type recombinase/integrase, translating into MFDQLQQVINEFLLDGEARGHSAYTTRAYRNAFRFFTEWLAERKVERIGQLTPSLLREYAVHCSATLSPGGAHARLRPIKTLLKWAQQEELISQDLTRRLPMPKLLREPLPAVRFSDFQKLLGAAKVKSRCPLRDVALLTVLYDTGLRASEALALQLDDIRPEGFILVRQGKGGKSRSVPIERPTLKAIRAYVHQERHEEPVSDALFLAGDRAMSRGTLDKMLERLCEFAGLPRLSAHTFRRGFAVQYLRNGGDVFTLQRIFGHTSLEMTNRYAQLLDDDVKLAHRRSSPLRSRKE; encoded by the coding sequence ATGTTCGATCAACTCCAGCAGGTCATCAACGAGTTCCTTCTTGACGGTGAAGCGCGTGGGCACAGCGCCTACACGACACGGGCCTACCGGAACGCCTTCCGGTTCTTCACCGAATGGCTGGCCGAGCGGAAGGTAGAACGCATTGGACAGCTCACCCCCTCGCTGCTGCGGGAGTACGCCGTGCACTGCTCGGCCACCCTGTCCCCAGGCGGGGCCCATGCCCGGCTGCGTCCCATCAAGACCCTGCTCAAATGGGCACAGCAGGAGGAACTGATCTCCCAGGACCTCACGCGTCGGCTGCCCATGCCCAAACTGTTGCGGGAGCCGCTGCCCGCGGTGCGCTTCTCGGACTTCCAGAAACTGCTGGGGGCGGCCAAGGTCAAGTCCCGCTGTCCGCTGCGTGATGTGGCGCTCCTGACGGTGCTGTACGACACGGGCCTCCGGGCCTCGGAGGCGCTGGCCCTGCAACTGGACGACATCCGCCCGGAAGGGTTCATCCTGGTCCGCCAGGGCAAGGGGGGCAAGTCGCGCTCGGTGCCCATCGAGCGGCCCACCCTGAAGGCCATCCGCGCCTACGTGCATCAGGAACGGCATGAAGAGCCCGTCTCGGATGCCCTCTTCCTGGCTGGGGACCGTGCCATGAGTCGGGGAACGCTGGACAAGATGCTTGAACGCCTCTGCGAGTTCGCGGGCCTGCCACGCCTGAGCGCCCACACCTTCCGCAGAGGCTTCGCCGTGCAGTACCTCCGCAATGGTGGGGACGTGTTCACCCTGCAGCGCATCTTCGGCCACACCTCCCTGGAGATGACCAACCGCTACGCCCAGCTTCTCGACGATGATGTAAAGCTCGCTCACCGCCGCTCGTCTCCCCTGCGTAGCCGGAAGGAGTGA
- a CDS encoding phosphoribosyltransferase family protein, whose protein sequence is MRTYKVEVGNVTRELPVVEVSPGVSVALFNMLGDTEVTEAAGRALATRLPDDIDVLVTPEVKALSLAHVISRETGKPYIVIRKTEKPYMVEPVSREVVSITTGKPQLLVLDGFDVPKVKGKKVAIVDDVVSSGGTLHSLRQIIEEVGGEVAAVVAVFTEGQERPDVTALGHLPLFS, encoded by the coding sequence GTGAGAACGTACAAGGTCGAGGTCGGGAACGTGACCCGCGAGCTGCCCGTGGTGGAGGTCAGCCCCGGCGTCAGCGTGGCCCTCTTCAACATGCTGGGCGATACCGAGGTGACCGAAGCCGCCGGACGTGCCCTGGCCACGCGCCTCCCGGACGACATCGACGTGCTGGTGACCCCCGAGGTCAAGGCGCTCTCGCTCGCGCACGTCATCAGCCGCGAGACGGGCAAGCCCTACATCGTGATTCGCAAGACCGAGAAGCCCTACATGGTCGAGCCGGTCTCCCGCGAGGTCGTGAGCATCACCACCGGCAAGCCGCAACTGCTCGTTCTCGACGGCTTCGACGTGCCCAAGGTCAAGGGCAAGAAGGTCGCCATCGTGGACGATGTGGTGTCCAGCGGCGGCACCCTGCACTCGCTGCGGCAGATTATCGAGGAGGTCGGCGGCGAGGTCGCAGCGGTCGTGGCAGTCTTCACCGAGGGCCAGGAGCGCCCCGACGTGACGGCGCTGGGGCACCTGCCGCTCTTTTCCTGA
- a CDS encoding MerR family transcriptional regulator, which yields MPGDTLPDTTPLFTAAEAEMRTGVPAATLRQWERRYGIPAPARSASGYRMYSPLDLAQIGRMQALLQGGVPASRAAELARQEHAPPPSPAPIPRPSTTPQKRLSDDLLAALLQPDLEQAAVVLGRAHAQFPVEEVVLAVMAPALAEVGTLWARGEITIAHEHQASAYLRGRLMGLLELAGRAEFGPRVLAACAPGERHEIGLLILVLLLRRRGVQAEYLGADLPLADLAAYARHRPADAVLLGLNGEWALEPTRAQLGALRGLRIPVFYGGGLLNARPALAAEFGGHFAGADAHKAADTIVAALRPGAQDPQEES from the coding sequence ATGCCCGGAGACACCCTGCCCGACACCACCCCCCTCTTCACGGCCGCCGAGGCCGAGATGCGCACCGGGGTGCCCGCCGCCACGCTGCGGCAGTGGGAGCGGCGCTACGGCATCCCGGCTCCGGCCCGCAGTGCCAGCGGCTACCGCATGTACTCGCCCCTCGACCTCGCGCAGATCGGCCGGATGCAGGCCCTCTTGCAGGGCGGGGTCCCGGCCAGCCGCGCGGCGGAACTTGCCCGGCAAGAGCACGCGCCCCCGCCGTCCCCCGCCCCCATCCCGCGGCCCAGCACCACCCCGCAAAAGCGGCTGTCCGACGACCTGCTCGCCGCGCTGCTTCAGCCCGATCTGGAGCAGGCGGCGGTGGTGCTGGGCCGGGCACACGCGCAGTTCCCGGTCGAGGAGGTCGTGCTGGCGGTGATGGCGCCCGCGCTGGCGGAGGTCGGCACCCTGTGGGCGCGGGGCGAGATCACCATCGCGCATGAGCATCAGGCCAGCGCGTACCTGCGCGGGCGGCTGATGGGCCTGCTGGAACTCGCGGGCCGCGCCGAGTTCGGGCCGCGTGTGCTGGCCGCCTGCGCTCCCGGCGAGCGGCACGAGATCGGGCTACTGATTCTGGTGCTGCTGCTGCGGCGCCGGGGCGTGCAGGCCGAGTACCTGGGGGCCGATCTGCCGCTCGCCGACCTCGCCGCCTACGCCCGGCACCGCCCCGCCGACGCCGTGCTGCTGGGCCTGAACGGCGAGTGGGCGCTGGAGCCCACCCGCGCCCAGCTCGGCGCCCTGCGGGGCCTGCGGATTCCCGTCTTCTACGGCGGCGGCCTGCTCAACGCCCGGCCCGCCCTCGCCGCCGAGTTTGGCGGGCACTTCGCGGGGGCCGACGCGCATAAGGCCGCCGACACCATCGTCGCGGCGCTGCGCCCCGGCGCACAGGACCCACAGGAGGAGTCATGA
- a CDS encoding FAD-dependent oxidoreductase encodes MRRRSAFSHRPSAPRSVGILGGGLAGLALAALLGARGHAVTVYERDRAGGKLQRVTVGGLAFDTGPSLFTFPDVWRTFLTRLGEEGDPLDLRPLPGGLGLHHTPFGAVPLPVPPEHPLHPAWEAYRAPAQPLARHLTTLLTTPPHLTDPAFRRASAAFFRATGGHLTASAWVRSRRLPPALAHAVGTHALNVGLAPQDAPALYALIPALAAGDVARPASGMGALLDTLLTLGRARGVRVEEGAEVVRVDAGRGALTLRGGGERRHDLLVSALDPARLAGVLGRPARSPVARRTVSGVALYAALPGESGLPATSVLPPANFGTFRAAMRAGALPPDTLALVHADGLRLAVLLTAPATGRDLGPEHPWVRGQVERVERTLGVPGLLASARDVVALPPAHYAAGGHPGGAIYGAALAPWRGGPLHPQPYRRSPGLWQVGTGVHPGGGIPAILGGALIVDRLIAET; translated from the coding sequence GTGAGGAGGCGCTCAGCTTTCAGCCATCGGCCGTCAGCCCCCCGGTCGGTCGGCATTCTCGGGGGCGGCCTCGCGGGACTCGCGCTCGCGGCGCTGCTGGGAGCGCGGGGCCACGCGGTCACCGTCTACGAGCGGGACCGGGCGGGGGGCAAGTTGCAGCGGGTAACGGTCGGGGGGCTGGCCTTCGATACGGGGCCGAGCCTGTTCACCTTTCCGGACGTGTGGCGGACCTTCCTGACGCGGCTGGGGGAAGAAGGTGACCCCCTCGACCTGCGCCCACTGCCCGGTGGCCTGGGCCTGCACCACACGCCCTTCGGGGCGGTGCCGCTGCCCGTACCGCCTGAGCACCCTCTCCATCCTGCCTGGGAGGCCTACCGTGCCCCGGCCCAGCCCCTCGCGCGGCACCTGACCACCCTGCTGACCACGCCGCCTCACCTGACCGACCCCGCCTTCCGGCGGGCGAGCGCGGCCTTCTTCCGGGCGACCGGGGGGCACCTCACCGCTTCAGCCTGGGTGCGCTCCCGGCGGCTGCCCCCGGCGCTGGCGCACGCGGTGGGGACCCATGCGCTCAACGTGGGCCTCGCGCCGCAGGACGCGCCCGCCCTCTACGCCCTGATTCCGGCCCTCGCGGCGGGGGACGTGGCACGGCCCGCCTCCGGCATGGGCGCCTTGCTGGACACCCTCCTGACCCTGGGCCGGGCGCGGGGCGTGCGGGTGGAGGAGGGGGCCGAGGTGGTGCGGGTAGACGCCGGGCGCGGCGCCCTGACCCTGCGTGGGGGAGGGGAGCGGCGGCACGACCTCCTCGTGAGTGCCCTCGACCCCGCGCGGCTGGCCGGGGTGCTGGGCCGCCCCGCTCGCTCCCCCGTCGCCCGGCGCACGGTGAGTGGGGTGGCCCTCTACGCCGCGCTGCCGGGCGAGTCGGGGTTGCCCGCGACCTCGGTCCTGCCGCCCGCCAACTTCGGGACCTTCCGGGCGGCCATGCGGGCCGGAGCGCTCCCCCCGGACACCCTGGCCCTCGTCCACGCCGACGGCCTCCGCCTCGCCGTGCTGCTCACGGCCCCGGCCACCGGGCGTGACCTCGGCCCCGAGCATCCTTGGGTGCGCGGTCAGGTGGAGCGAGTCGAACGCACCCTCGGCGTGCCCGGCCTGCTCGCCTCGGCGCGGGACGTGGTGGCCCTGCCCCCGGCCCACTACGCGGCGGGCGGACACCCCGGCGGGGCAATCTACGGGGCGGCCCTGGCCCCCTGGCGCGGCGGCCCCCTGCACCCGCAGCCCTACCGCCGGTCGCCGGGGCTGTGGCAGGTGGGCACCGGGGTCCATCCCGGCGGCGGGATTCCGGCGATTCTGGGGGGCGCCTTGATCGTGGACCGGCTGATCGCGGAGACCTGA
- a CDS encoding UbiA family prenyltransferase: MRSLTLSAHLPLVRLLAVSRPALWVNTVGPLVVGLWLTGRLWTPEPGLLALLAYLTLPFNLLIYGLNDLADREEDAASGRKGGWQGARLGPGEGGPLLRAVWLLNLPFLAGLALLLAPPALLVLLLSAALFAAYSVPPVRLKARPFLDGLSNVAYALPLALPALALNEPVPALPLAALMAYAVGKHAFDAAQDVPADRVAGVRTVATTLGVRGTALYALAWFGLSGALLWPVSRLTALALWGVCGGLALALWRQPTPERAARLYPLSILSPWVVGTVAGVPLVYLLARGLWP, translated from the coding sequence ATGCGCTCCCTGACCCTTTCCGCCCACCTGCCCCTCGTCCGGCTGCTCGCCGTGTCGCGCCCCGCCCTGTGGGTGAACACGGTGGGGCCACTCGTCGTCGGCCTGTGGCTCACCGGGCGGCTGTGGACCCCCGAGCCGGGGCTGCTCGCGCTGCTCGCGTACCTCACCCTACCCTTTAACCTGCTGATCTACGGCCTGAATGACCTCGCCGACCGCGAGGAAGACGCGGCCTCCGGGCGCAAGGGGGGCTGGCAGGGCGCGCGGCTGGGGCCGGGGGAGGGGGGGCCGCTCTTGCGGGCGGTGTGGCTGCTGAACCTGCCGTTCCTGGCCGGGCTGGCACTGCTGCTGGCGCCTCCGGCCCTGCTCGTGCTGCTGCTCTCGGCGGCCCTCTTCGCGGCGTACAGCGTGCCCCCCGTGCGCCTCAAGGCCCGGCCCTTTCTCGACGGCCTGAGCAATGTGGCCTACGCGCTGCCCCTCGCCCTCCCCGCGCTGGCGCTGAATGAACCCGTGCCCGCCCTGCCCCTCGCCGCGCTGATGGCCTACGCGGTGGGCAAGCACGCCTTTGACGCCGCGCAGGACGTGCCCGCCGACCGCGTCGCCGGGGTCCGCACGGTGGCGACCACGCTGGGGGTGCGCGGGACCGCCCTCTACGCCCTGGCGTGGTTCGGCCTGTCGGGGGCGCTGCTGTGGCCCGTCTCGCGGCTCACCGCCCTCGCCCTGTGGGGGGTGTGCGGCGGCCTCGCCCTCGCGCTCTGGCGCCAGCCCACCCCCGAGCGGGCCGCGCGGCTCTATCCCCTCAGCATCCTGTCCCCCTGGGTCGTGGGCACGGTCGCGGGGGTGCCGCTGGTGTACCTGCTGGCGCGGGGGCTGTGGCCGTGA
- a CDS encoding metallophosphoesterase, with protein sequence MTPASSPPPLWVVGDVHGVVGKLRSLLRGAGLIGEDGGWTGGAAHLVFLGDLLDRGPDGAGVVRLVRALEAQAPLAGGRVTALLGNHEVMLLGAQRFASGRRDPSGLREYWLENGGQPADLRALTEDDLAWLAARPALARAGRWLLLHADSPLYLELGSSVEAVNAAVRRRLGGNDPYAWARFASDFAARYAFAEPGGEAAVEALLSTFGGQRLAHGHTPVPLLLGGGGGWLPGPGEPLTYRGGRCVALDSAMAYRPEAGFLARLGPRGVEEVVSLGQAGRRALHSGA encoded by the coding sequence ATGACCCCGGCGTCTTCCCCGCCCCCCCTCTGGGTGGTGGGCGACGTGCACGGAGTGGTGGGCAAGCTGCGCTCCCTCCTGCGCGGCGCGGGCCTGATCGGGGAGGACGGCGGCTGGACCGGCGGCGCGGCCCACCTCGTTTTTCTGGGCGATCTCCTCGACCGGGGGCCGGACGGGGCCGGGGTGGTGCGGCTGGTGCGGGCGCTGGAGGCGCAGGCCCCGCTCGCGGGCGGGCGGGTGACCGCGCTGCTGGGCAACCATGAGGTCATGCTGCTGGGGGCTCAGCGCTTCGCTTCCGGGCGGCGCGACCCCTCCGGCCTGCGCGAGTACTGGCTGGAAAACGGCGGTCAGCCCGCCGACCTGCGGGCGCTCACGGAGGACGACCTCGCGTGGCTCGCGGCGCGTCCGGCCCTGGCCCGCGCGGGGCGCTGGCTGCTGCTGCACGCCGACAGCCCGCTGTATCTGGAACTGGGGTCAAGCGTGGAGGCCGTCAATGCCGCCGTGCGCCGCCGCCTGGGGGGGAACGACCCCTACGCCTGGGCGCGGTTCGCCAGCGACTTCGCGGCCCGCTACGCCTTCGCGGAACCGGGCGGCGAAGCGGCCGTGGAGGCGCTGCTGAGCACCTTTGGGGGGCAGCGGCTGGCGCACGGGCACACCCCGGTGCCGCTGCTGCTGGGGGGTGGGGGAGGGTGGCTCCCCGGCCCCGGCGAGCCGCTGACCTACCGGGGCGGGCGCTGCGTGGCCCTCGACAGCGCGATGGCCTACCGCCCGGAGGCGGGCTTTCTGGCCCGGCTGGGGCCGCGCGGGGTCGAGGAAGTCGTTTCGCTGGGGCAGGCCGGACGCCGGGCGCTACACTCGGGCGCGTGA
- a CDS encoding phosphoribosylglycinamide formyltransferase gives MRLGFLASHGGSAAQFLTEACRDGRLDASPVALASNNSGSPALAWAREAGLQAAHLSAARYPEPEALDAAILTFLRGAEVDTLVLSGYMKALGPQVLTAYAGRVLNIHPSLLPRHGGRGMYGDRVHAAVLASGDTESGATVHLVTAGIDEGPVLAQTRVPVLPGDTLESLKARVQAVEGELLLSALRELGSRGLG, from the coding sequence ATGCGCCTAGGCTTCCTCGCCTCCCACGGCGGCAGCGCGGCCCAGTTCCTCACCGAGGCTTGCCGGGATGGGCGACTGGACGCGAGTCCCGTCGCCCTCGCCAGCAACAACAGCGGCAGCCCCGCGCTGGCGTGGGCGCGGGAGGCGGGCCTCCAAGCCGCGCACCTCAGCGCGGCGCGGTACCCGGAGCCGGAGGCGCTCGACGCGGCGATCCTGACTTTCCTGCGGGGGGCGGAGGTGGACACGCTGGTCCTCAGCGGCTACATGAAGGCGTTGGGGCCGCAGGTTCTCACGGCTTATGCGGGCCGGGTGCTGAACATCCACCCCAGCCTGCTGCCCCGGCACGGCGGGCGCGGGATGTACGGCGACCGGGTTCACGCGGCGGTGCTGGCGTCGGGGGATACGGAGTCGGGCGCGACCGTCCACCTCGTCACGGCGGGCATCGACGAGGGGCCGGTGCTGGCGCAGACGCGGGTGCCCGTGCTGCCCGGCGACACGCTGGAGAGCCTCAAGGCCCGCGTGCAGGCGGTCGAGGGCGAGCTGCTGCTGTCGGCGCTGCGTGAGTTGGGATCGCGGGGGCTGGGATGA
- a CDS encoding DUF3467 domain-containing protein, whose protein sequence is MTKPLKIRASNHILPTYANFAVLDTKKDEVVLNFCFAEGDTKHPEAVLVHKVVMTPLNLQSLHTRIGELLEAYQMRHGLLGK, encoded by the coding sequence ATGACCAAACCCCTGAAGATCCGTGCTTCCAACCACATCCTCCCCACCTACGCGAACTTCGCAGTTTTGGACACCAAGAAGGACGAGGTGGTGCTGAACTTCTGCTTCGCCGAGGGGGACACGAAGCACCCCGAAGCGGTCCTCGTCCACAAAGTCGTGATGACCCCACTGAACCTCCAGAGCCTCCACACCCGTATCGGGGAACTGCTGGAGGCCTACCAGATGCGCCACGGTCTACTGGGGAAGTGA
- a CDS encoding DUF402 domain-containing protein has product MKRKVFDLRGWSRARRHTQTVLHIPGFVIVDFTAHEVGRVLDVPFGERTVRILDHGFRWVRVHPTGTGEDTLGDALTAMLDASGAARQLYVDIHGGEGVGEDGLPWCDDLYLDVIADWTPDGRVTEVHVIDGDELEDAVRAGLVTAALAEAAWARARTVEAELRAGTYPPLRVMTDYLRDPYT; this is encoded by the coding sequence ATGAAGCGCAAGGTCTTCGACCTGCGGGGCTGGTCCCGTGCCCGGCGCCACACCCAGACGGTCCTGCACATTCCCGGCTTCGTCATCGTGGATTTCACCGCCCACGAGGTCGGGCGTGTGCTGGACGTGCCGTTCGGGGAGCGGACGGTCCGGATTCTGGACCACGGCTTCCGCTGGGTGCGCGTTCACCCGACGGGCACGGGCGAGGACACGCTGGGCGACGCCCTGACCGCCATGCTGGACGCCTCAGGCGCAGCTCGGCAGCTCTACGTGGACATCCATGGGGGCGAGGGGGTCGGCGAGGACGGTCTGCCCTGGTGCGACGACCTTTACCTGGACGTGATCGCGGACTGGACCCCGGACGGCCGCGTGACCGAGGTGCATGTCATCGACGGCGACGAGTTGGAGGACGCGGTACGGGCTGGGCTGGTCACGGCCGCGCTGGCGGAGGCGGCGTGGGCGCGGGCGCGGACGGTAGAGGCGGAACTGCGGGCGGGAACGTACCCGCCCCTGCGGGTGATGACCGACTATCTGCGCGACCCCTACACCTGA
- a CDS encoding dipeptidase gives MTPSPTGSAQTDLAALLNREEAERELFDLLRIPSVSADPTHRGDMTRAAEFLRQKLASLGFTARVDPTAGHPLVYAERLSAPGQPTVLIYGHYDVQPEAPLEEWTTPPFEPTVRDGRIYARGSTDDKGQAYAHVRGVELLLSQGELPVNVKFLLEGEEEVGSPNLEPYLREHAEELKADVIVISDGSRFAPDVPTVTYGLRGLSYVEIHVQGPNRDLHSGAYGGAAPNPINALAEMIAKLKDDQGRITIPGFYDGVEELTEGEREMWAKLPHSDEEFADSIGVPALPGEAGYSTLERLWARPTLDVNGIWGGYQGEGSKTVIPAKAGAKVSMRLVPGQDPDRITRLITEYVPTIAPAGVTAEVRAHHGGQPVKVDLDSPYVKAADRALTRVYGKPAAFGRTGGSIPIVAAFRSLLGAPVLLVDFGLNEDAPHSPNESFAVEDYHNGILTSAYLLQELAE, from the coding sequence ATGACCCCGTCCCCCACCGGTTCGGCCCAGACTGACCTCGCCGCCCTGCTCAACCGCGAGGAGGCTGAGCGCGAACTGTTCGACCTCCTGCGGATTCCTTCCGTCAGCGCCGACCCCACCCACAGAGGTGACATGACGCGGGCCGCCGAGTTCCTGCGGCAGAAGCTGGCGTCGCTGGGCTTCACGGCGCGGGTGGACCCGACGGCCGGTCACCCCCTCGTGTACGCCGAGCGCCTCTCAGCTCCCGGCCAGCCCACCGTGCTGATCTACGGGCACTACGACGTGCAGCCCGAGGCGCCGCTGGAGGAATGGACCACGCCCCCCTTCGAGCCGACCGTGCGGGACGGGCGCATCTACGCCCGTGGCTCCACCGACGACAAGGGGCAGGCCTATGCCCACGTGCGCGGCGTCGAGCTGCTGCTCTCACAGGGCGAACTGCCCGTCAACGTCAAGTTCCTGCTGGAGGGCGAGGAGGAGGTCGGCAGCCCCAACCTCGAACCCTACCTGCGCGAACACGCCGAGGAGCTGAAGGCCGATGTGATCGTGATCTCCGATGGCAGCCGCTTCGCGCCCGACGTGCCCACCGTCACCTACGGCCTGCGCGGACTGAGCTACGTGGAAATCCACGTGCAGGGGCCGAACCGCGACCTGCACTCGGGGGCCTACGGCGGGGCCGCGCCCAATCCGATCAACGCGCTGGCCGAGATGATCGCCAAGTTGAAAGACGACCAGGGCCGCATCACCATCCCCGGCTTTTACGACGGGGTGGAGGAGCTGACCGAGGGAGAGCGCGAGATGTGGGCGAAGCTCCCGCACTCCGACGAGGAATTCGCCGATTCCATCGGCGTCCCGGCCCTGCCTGGCGAGGCGGGCTATTCCACCCTGGAGCGGCTGTGGGCGCGGCCCACGCTGGACGTGAACGGCATCTGGGGCGGCTACCAGGGCGAGGGCAGCAAGACGGTGATTCCGGCCAAGGCGGGCGCGAAGGTGTCCATGCGGCTGGTGCCCGGCCAGGACCCCGACCGGATCACGCGGCTGATCACGGAGTACGTCCCCACCATCGCGCCCGCCGGAGTCACGGCGGAGGTGCGGGCGCACCACGGGGGGCAGCCCGTCAAGGTGGACCTCGACTCGCCTTACGTGAAGGCCGCCGACCGGGCGCTCACCCGCGTGTACGGCAAGCCCGCCGCCTTCGGGCGCACGGGGGGGAGCATTCCGATCGTGGCGGCCTTCCGGTCGCTGCTGGGCGCTCCCGTGCTGCTCGTCGACTTCGGCCTGAACGAGGACGCGCCGCACTCGCCCAACGAGAGCTTCGCGGTGGAGGATTACCACAACGGGATTCTGACGAGCGCGTACCTGTTGCAGGAGCTGGCGGAGTGA
- a CDS encoding complex I NDUFA9 subunit family protein yields the protein MKILVTGASGFVGKAVVAELVRRGHTVAAGSRRGTDLPGAPGVRLDVTDPASVLRAVAGAQPEALVHLVGIIAEEGEQTFARVHVEGTRHVLAAAPRPVRYLHMSALGADEASGSGYSRSKAQAEALVRESGLDWTIFRPSLIFGPGDDFFGRVLRDLVSTAPVVPQIGDGQFPFRPVSVEDVALAFAQALERPETAHQTYELTGPQEYTFRELLELELGALGKRKPIVPVPLPLMDLMVPAMGVLPKPPITRDQYAMLKAGNTAPPERARDAFGLPMRRLPDALPGILGR from the coding sequence ATGAAGATTCTGGTCACCGGAGCAAGCGGGTTCGTGGGAAAAGCCGTCGTCGCGGAACTCGTGCGGCGCGGGCATACGGTCGCGGCGGGGTCCCGCCGGGGCACCGATCTACCGGGCGCTCCCGGCGTGCGGCTGGACGTGACCGACCCTGCCAGCGTGCTGCGGGCGGTAGCCGGGGCGCAGCCGGAAGCGCTGGTGCACCTCGTGGGCATCATCGCGGAGGAAGGCGAGCAGACCTTCGCGCGGGTTCATGTGGAGGGCACCCGGCACGTCCTCGCGGCGGCCCCCCGCCCGGTGCGCTACCTGCACATGAGCGCCCTGGGGGCGGACGAGGCGAGCGGGAGCGGCTACAGCCGCTCCAAAGCTCAGGCCGAAGCACTGGTCCGGGAAAGTGGGCTGGACTGGACCATCTTCCGGCCCAGCCTGATTTTCGGCCCCGGCGACGACTTCTTCGGGCGGGTGCTGCGCGACCTCGTGAGCACGGCCCCGGTGGTGCCCCAGATCGGCGACGGCCAGTTTCCCTTCCGGCCCGTCAGCGTGGAGGACGTGGCGCTGGCCTTCGCCCAGGCGCTGGAACGCCCGGAGACTGCCCACCAAACCTACGAACTGACCGGGCCCCAGGAGTACACCTTCCGCGAATTGCTGGAGCTGGAGCTGGGGGCGCTGGGCAAGCGCAAGCCCATCGTGCCGGTGCCCCTCCCGCTGATGGACCTGATGGTCCCCGCGATGGGGGTGCTGCCCAAGCCGCCCATCACCCGCGACCAGTACGCGATGCTCAAGGCCGGAAACACCGCTCCGCCCGAGCGGGCGCGGGACGCCTTTGGCCTCCCGATGCGGCGGCTGCCGGACGCGCTGCCGGGAATTCTGGGGCGGTAG
- a CDS encoding phosphoribosyltransferase family protein: protein MTLTQQPGTEHHGLRVSVGGVTRDLPTVRVGSVGRVPLVEFLGDSEFTNAVAEALVPLIPEGTEVLLTVVTNALPLAHEISDRAGLPYVVARKKRRTYMQSPLIQDVPSMTMGVAETLWLDGPHAERLRGKRVLVVQDVIASGGTAQALGRFVERSGGTLVGYLAAFKQGDSTLPLTYLQELPKSV from the coding sequence ATGACCCTCACCCAACAGCCTGGCACCGAACACCATGGCCTGCGCGTCAGTGTCGGGGGCGTGACCCGCGACCTTCCCACCGTGCGGGTGGGCAGCGTGGGGCGGGTGCCGCTCGTCGAGTTTCTGGGCGACAGCGAGTTCACCAACGCCGTGGCCGAGGCCCTCGTGCCCCTGATTCCGGAAGGCACCGAGGTGCTGCTCACGGTGGTCACCAACGCGCTGCCCCTCGCCCACGAGATCAGCGACCGCGCGGGGCTGCCCTATGTGGTGGCCCGCAAGAAGCGCCGCACCTACATGCAGTCCCCGCTGATTCAGGACGTGCCCAGCATGACGATGGGCGTGGCCGAAACGCTGTGGCTCGACGGCCCGCACGCCGAGCGGCTGCGCGGCAAGCGGGTGCTCGTCGTGCAGGACGTGATCGCCTCGGGCGGCACCGCGCAGGCCCTGGGCCGCTTCGTGGAGCGCTCGGGCGGCACGCTGGTCGGCTACCTCGCCGCCTTCAAGCAGGGCGACAGCACGCTGCCGCTGACGTATTTGCAGGAGCTGCCCAAGAGCGTTTGA